One Pseudomonas sp. FP1742 genomic window carries:
- the lptE gene encoding LPS assembly lipoprotein LptE, which yields MIKRNLLVMGLAVLLSACGFQLRGTGTTELAIKELDLSARNAYGETVTQLRQVLESSGVRVYTGAPYKLVLTDEQESQRILSYAGAGRTGEYQVNTVLNYDIRGQGDLPLLSDKLEVQKVFIHDGNNLVGSDQEANDARKDIRRELVQRMMLRLQQLTPTQLEQLQQTADARAKAEAAALEAAQKAEAETPRQSPVELPRQ from the coding sequence ATGATCAAACGCAATTTGCTGGTGATGGGCCTTGCTGTCCTGCTGAGCGCCTGCGGTTTCCAGCTGCGCGGCACCGGCACCACCGAACTGGCGATCAAGGAACTCGACCTGAGCGCCCGCAATGCCTACGGCGAAACCGTGACACAATTGCGTCAGGTACTGGAAAGCAGCGGCGTCCGGGTCTACACCGGCGCACCTTACAAACTGGTGCTGACCGATGAGCAGGAAAGCCAGCGCATCCTCAGCTATGCCGGTGCCGGCCGTACTGGCGAGTACCAGGTGAACACCGTGCTCAATTACGACATCCGTGGTCAGGGTGACCTGCCACTGCTGAGCGACAAGCTTGAAGTGCAGAAGGTGTTCATCCACGACGGCAACAACCTGGTGGGCTCCGACCAGGAAGCCAACGATGCCCGCAAGGACATTCGTCGTGAACTGGTTCAACGCATGATGCTGCGTCTGCAACAGCTCACCCCGACTCAGTTGGAACAGCTGCAACAGACCGCCGACGCCCGGGCCAAGGCTGAAGCCGCCGCGCTGGAAGCGGCGCAGAAGGCTGAAGCGGAGACTCCGCGTCAGTCGCCTGTCGAACTGCCCCGGCAGTAA
- the holA gene encoding DNA polymerase III subunit delta, whose product MKLAPAQLGKHLQGALAPVYIISGDDPLLCQEAADAIRAAARQQGFDERQVFAADASFDWGTLLQAGASMSLFAEKRLLELRLPSGKPGDKGAAALIEYCSRPAEDTLLLISLPKLDGSAQKTKWGKALVEGPQTQFVQIWPVDTNQLPSWIRQRLSQAGLSASQDAVELIAARVEGNLLAAAQEIEKLKLMAEGGQITVETVQAAVADSARFDVFGLTDAILNGEAAHALRMLEGLRGEGVEPPVILWALARELRLLANLSLQYSQGVPLDKAFSQARPPVWDKRKPLMSKALQRYSAQRWAQLLLEAQRIDAQIKGQAAGSPWMSLSRLTLLMAGQRLTLPAE is encoded by the coding sequence ATGAAACTCGCCCCCGCCCAACTCGGCAAACACCTGCAAGGCGCTCTTGCGCCGGTCTACATCATCAGTGGCGATGACCCACTGCTGTGTCAGGAAGCCGCCGACGCGATTCGCGCCGCTGCTCGCCAACAAGGTTTCGATGAACGCCAGGTCTTCGCCGCCGACGCCAGTTTCGACTGGGGTACGCTGCTGCAGGCTGGTGCAAGCATGTCGCTGTTCGCCGAAAAACGTCTTCTGGAACTGCGCCTGCCCTCCGGCAAACCTGGTGACAAAGGCGCCGCCGCGCTCATCGAATACTGCTCGCGCCCGGCCGAAGACACGCTGCTGCTGATCAGCCTGCCCAAGCTCGACGGTAGCGCGCAGAAAACCAAGTGGGGCAAGGCGCTGGTCGAAGGTCCGCAGACCCAGTTCGTACAGATCTGGCCAGTGGACACCAACCAGTTGCCGAGCTGGATTCGTCAACGCCTGTCCCAGGCCGGGCTGTCCGCCAGCCAGGATGCCGTCGAACTGATCGCCGCCCGGGTCGAGGGCAACCTGCTGGCTGCCGCCCAGGAAATCGAAAAGCTCAAGCTGATGGCCGAGGGCGGCCAGATCACGGTCGAAACCGTGCAAGCGGCGGTGGCCGACAGCGCGCGCTTCGATGTCTTCGGTTTGACCGACGCGATCCTCAACGGCGAAGCCGCTCATGCCCTGCGCATGCTCGAAGGGCTACGCGGCGAAGGTGTCGAACCACCGGTGATTCTCTGGGCGCTGGCCCGTGAACTGCGCCTGCTGGCCAACCTGTCGTTGCAATACAGCCAGGGCGTGCCGCTGGACAAAGCCTTCAGCCAGGCCCGACCGCCGGTCTGGGACAAGCGCAAACCGCTGATGAGCAAGGCACTGCAGCGCTACTCGGCGCAACGCTGGGCGCAGTTGCTGCTCGAAGCGCAACGCATCGACGCACAAATCAAAGGCCAGGCGGCGGGCTCGCCGTGGATGAGTTTGAGCCGGTTGACGTTGTTGATGGCAGGCCAGCGGCTGACCTTGCCTGCCGAGTAA
- the arfA gene encoding alternative ribosome rescue factor ArfA: protein MSKKPSRHGPNKAKSIIAQPLFRSRQERAGKGKGSYRREAFQSNSWEASYFLAA from the coding sequence ATGAGCAAAAAGCCATCCAGGCATGGCCCCAACAAGGCCAAATCCATCATCGCCCAGCCACTGTTCCGCAGCCGTCAGGAACGAGCCGGCAAGGGCAAAGGCAGCTACCGCCGCGAAGCCTTCCAGTCTAATAGCTGGGAGGCTTCTTACTTTCTGGCGGCTTGA
- a CDS encoding halovibrin HvnA, translating into MKRLLPLLIALLLAGCSASNPTNTQAAKSLQVSAGSMTSSPSATESVASFSATMTGAQVAAELEKRYRDTRDNCGSASKPAFLCTGLLMRGTVPSTHFDAWNPSPTSEANGGVSFTYFRSDYKVKRLAYTYDSGFIFYPILSTPAGKLNIEILCFFPVDGSSNARPDGGCGAHPRYPTVSKSCEQQNPIIDTAAKWEAKYRRDASTGNKYESMCSFNVRDSANNAAASRFLEGMRAGRLISPEAFNTPNDTKLKTWAQNIPGQLPIQAFFYTRPTGLAGAQFYQRRFRELTGVTIPIISIPLPQTLEQSATFTFRVADQTQ; encoded by the coding sequence ATGAAGCGATTACTTCCCTTGCTTATAGCTCTTCTGCTGGCCGGTTGTTCGGCAAGCAATCCGACTAATACCCAGGCAGCGAAAAGTCTTCAAGTAAGTGCCGGCTCGATGACAAGCAGTCCTTCTGCGACAGAGTCTGTAGCGTCCTTTTCAGCGACCATGACAGGAGCGCAGGTTGCGGCTGAGTTGGAGAAACGATATCGAGATACTCGGGATAATTGTGGCTCCGCCTCTAAGCCGGCGTTTCTTTGTACTGGCCTTTTGATGCGCGGTACGGTGCCTTCTACCCATTTTGATGCCTGGAACCCGAGCCCGACTTCGGAAGCCAATGGCGGTGTGTCTTTTACCTACTTTCGCTCTGACTACAAGGTGAAGCGACTTGCTTATACCTATGACAGTGGCTTTATTTTCTATCCAATCCTGAGCACCCCGGCGGGGAAACTGAATATAGAAATACTGTGCTTTTTTCCGGTGGATGGCTCCTCCAACGCCCGGCCGGACGGGGGCTGCGGAGCACATCCGAGATATCCGACAGTGAGCAAGAGTTGCGAGCAGCAGAACCCGATCATCGATACTGCAGCGAAGTGGGAAGCGAAATATCGGAGGGATGCTTCTACAGGTAATAAGTACGAATCGATGTGTTCATTCAACGTCCGGGACTCTGCAAATAATGCTGCAGCTTCGCGATTTCTGGAAGGCATGCGCGCTGGACGCCTCATTTCCCCTGAGGCCTTTAATACTCCCAATGACACGAAACTTAAAACGTGGGCGCAGAACATACCTGGCCAATTACCGATTCAAGCGTTTTTCTACACAAGGCCAACAGGTCTTGCGGGAGCACAGTTTTACCAACGGCGTTTCCGGGAGTTGACGGGCGTCACGATACCGATCATTTCCATTCCATTGCCTCAAACGCTGGAACAGTCCGCCACGTTTACGTTTCGTGTGGCTGATCAGACTCAGTAA
- a CDS encoding lytic murein transglycosylase: MPLCLSRRWHLRQLIAASSLVLLVACAEKPTAADAQPLQTRTVATAPAVIPPVVPTGEDLDIQPTQTFAEWQAGFRKDALAAGIRADLFDRVFANVSVDNSVINADRSQPEFTRPVWEYLDGALSPLRVRKGQALVSQYADILQSIEQRYGVDRQALVAVWGMESNFGQFQGNKSVINSLATLAYEGRRPGFAHAQLIAALQILQQGDIEPEKMLGSWAGAMGQTQFIPTTYNTHAVDFDGDGRRDIWNSSADALASTAHYLQSSGWQKGQPWGFEAQLPSNFNYALADGSIRKSVAEWQQLGVTLPNDGQVPPGSEHLSAALLLPAGYRGPAFLVLDNFRAILKYNNSSSYALAVNLLSERFNGGGLINGLWPKDDLPLSRTERIELQTLLSARNYDAGTPDGIIGANTRKAIRSAQQSFGWPADGYPTHKLLESLRNR; encoded by the coding sequence ATGCCCCTTTGTCTTTCCCGTCGTTGGCACCTTCGCCAATTGATAGCTGCCTCCAGCCTCGTTCTGCTTGTCGCCTGCGCGGAAAAACCCACCGCCGCCGACGCCCAGCCGCTTCAGACCCGAACCGTTGCAACGGCCCCTGCGGTCATTCCGCCAGTGGTTCCGACCGGTGAGGATCTCGATATCCAGCCTACCCAGACCTTTGCCGAATGGCAGGCGGGTTTTCGCAAGGACGCCCTGGCCGCCGGTATTCGCGCCGATCTGTTCGACCGCGTATTTGCCAATGTCAGCGTGGACAACAGCGTAATCAATGCCGACCGCAGCCAGCCGGAATTCACTCGCCCGGTGTGGGAATACCTCGATGGCGCGCTGTCGCCGCTGCGGGTACGCAAGGGTCAGGCCCTGGTCAGCCAGTACGCTGACATCCTGCAAAGCATCGAACAGCGCTATGGCGTGGACCGCCAGGCACTGGTCGCGGTGTGGGGCATGGAGAGCAATTTCGGTCAGTTCCAGGGCAACAAGTCAGTGATCAACTCCCTGGCGACCCTGGCCTATGAAGGTCGACGTCCGGGCTTTGCTCATGCGCAGCTGATTGCTGCCCTGCAAATCCTGCAACAGGGCGATATCGAACCCGAGAAAATGCTCGGTTCCTGGGCCGGTGCCATGGGGCAGACCCAGTTCATTCCGACGACCTATAACACCCATGCCGTGGACTTCGACGGCGATGGCCGCCGTGACATCTGGAACAGCTCCGCTGATGCATTGGCCTCGACCGCGCACTACCTGCAAAGCTCCGGCTGGCAGAAAGGCCAGCCATGGGGCTTCGAAGCGCAACTGCCAAGCAACTTCAATTACGCCCTGGCCGATGGCTCGATTCGCAAAAGCGTTGCCGAGTGGCAGCAACTGGGCGTTACGTTGCCCAATGACGGCCAGGTTCCGCCAGGTTCCGAACACTTGTCGGCCGCCCTGCTGCTGCCGGCTGGCTATCGTGGCCCGGCATTTCTGGTCCTCGATAACTTCCGCGCGATCCTCAAATACAACAACTCTTCGTCCTACGCTCTGGCCGTGAATCTGCTGTCCGAACGCTTCAATGGCGGCGGCCTGATCAACGGTCTATGGCCAAAAGATGACTTGCCGCTGAGCCGTACCGAACGAATCGAGCTGCAAACCCTGCTGAGCGCCCGCAACTACGACGCTGGCACCCCCGACGGGATTATCGGCGCCAATACCCGCAAAGCGATCCGCAGTGCACAGCAGTCGTTTGGCTGGCCCGCGGACGGGTATCCGACGCACAAGTTGCTCGAAAGTCTGCGGAACCGTTAA
- a CDS encoding LD-carboxypeptidase has product MTARPTHTLCPHVPVPALPPEGRIGVIAPAGPAALDTDKAIAWMRARGYSLRVFPGVYEKDGYLAGSDDVRLNDLHAAFADSEVDAIICLRGGYGTPRLLDRIDFELLRNNAKPFIGYSDVTALHLAISRYAGFVTFHGPMLNADLLGDKQQPTEFSFFNMLRGQVKADSVLTHPLAYPLTTLSPGVAHGRLLGGNLSMIAATMGTPYEIDAEGAILFIEDINEPLYRIDRLLTHLRLAGTLHKLRGVLVGDVAGVDTIALEGLLKQTFAPLRIPVLAGWRSGHCDPNLTLPMGALVRLDAGSKTLVLEQDVVIKR; this is encoded by the coding sequence ATGACTGCTCGACCGACCCACACCCTTTGTCCTCACGTCCCTGTTCCGGCCTTGCCGCCTGAAGGGCGGATCGGCGTCATTGCGCCTGCCGGCCCCGCTGCTCTGGACACCGATAAAGCCATTGCCTGGATGCGTGCTCGCGGCTATTCGCTACGAGTATTTCCCGGCGTTTATGAGAAAGACGGCTATCTGGCCGGCAGCGATGACGTGCGGCTCAATGACTTGCACGCGGCATTTGCCGACAGCGAGGTCGACGCCATCATCTGTCTGCGTGGCGGTTACGGTACGCCGCGTTTGCTCGATCGTATCGATTTCGAATTACTGCGCAACAACGCCAAACCGTTCATCGGCTATAGCGACGTCACTGCGCTGCATCTGGCTATCAGCCGTTACGCAGGGTTCGTGACCTTCCATGGTCCGATGCTCAATGCCGATCTGCTGGGTGACAAGCAGCAGCCCACCGAGTTTTCATTTTTCAACATGCTGCGCGGGCAGGTGAAGGCGGATAGCGTGTTGACGCATCCGCTGGCTTACCCATTGACGACCCTCTCGCCAGGCGTCGCTCACGGGCGCTTGCTGGGGGGTAATCTGTCGATGATTGCCGCGACCATGGGCACGCCTTACGAGATTGATGCCGAGGGCGCCATTCTGTTCATCGAGGACATCAACGAGCCGCTGTATCGCATCGATCGGCTGCTGACCCATTTGCGTCTGGCAGGCACGCTGCACAAGTTGCGCGGGGTTCTGGTGGGGGATGTGGCGGGTGTGGACACGATCGCGTTGGAGGGCCTGCTCAAGCAGACCTTCGCACCGTTGCGCATACCCGTGCTGGCCGGATGGCGCAGCGGGCACTGTGACCCGAACCTGACGTTGCCGATGGGGGCGTTGGTCCGGTTGGATGCGGGAAGCAAGACATTGGTGCTGGAGCAGGATGTGGTGATCAAGCGTTAG
- the lipA gene encoding lipoyl synthase gives MTTDAVQTMIPTLDVTERPAPRAKVEAGVKLRGAEKVARIPVKIIPTTELPKKPDWIRVRIPVSPEVDRIKALLRKHKLHSVCEEASCPNLGECFSGGTATFMIMGDICTRRCPFCDVGHGRPKPLDVNEPESLAIAIADLKLKYVVITSVDRDDLRDGGAQHFADCIREIRKLSPNVQLETLVPDYRGRMDVALEITAAEPPDVFNHNLETVPRLYKAARPGSDYQWSLTLLQRFKQMMPHIPTKSGLMLGLGETDEEVIEVMKRMREHDIDMLTLGQYLQPSRSHLPVQRFVHPDTFAWFAEEGYKMGFKNVASGPLVRSSYHADEQAKLVKAELMSS, from the coding sequence ATGACTACTGATGCAGTGCAAACCATGATCCCGACGCTCGATGTCACCGAGCGTCCGGCCCCGCGTGCCAAGGTTGAAGCCGGCGTCAAGCTGCGCGGCGCCGAGAAGGTTGCACGCATCCCGGTGAAGATCATCCCGACTACCGAACTGCCGAAGAAACCCGACTGGATTCGCGTGCGCATCCCGGTTTCCCCGGAGGTTGACCGCATCAAGGCCCTGCTGCGCAAACACAAGCTGCACAGCGTTTGCGAAGAAGCGTCCTGCCCGAACCTGGGCGAGTGCTTCTCCGGTGGCACCGCGACCTTCATGATCATGGGTGACATCTGCACCCGTCGTTGCCCGTTCTGCGACGTTGGCCATGGCCGTCCGAAGCCACTGGACGTGAACGAGCCGGAAAGCCTGGCCATTGCCATCGCCGACCTGAAACTGAAATACGTGGTGATCACCTCGGTGGACCGTGACGACCTGCGTGACGGTGGTGCCCAGCACTTTGCCGACTGCATCCGCGAAATCCGCAAACTGTCGCCGAACGTACAGCTCGAAACCCTGGTCCCGGACTACCGTGGCCGCATGGACGTTGCGCTGGAAATCACCGCCGCCGAGCCGCCGGATGTGTTCAACCACAACCTGGAAACCGTGCCACGCCTGTACAAGGCTGCGCGCCCGGGTTCGGATTACCAGTGGTCGCTGACCCTGTTGCAACGCTTCAAGCAAATGATGCCGCACATTCCGACCAAGTCCGGCCTGATGCTGGGGCTGGGTGAGACCGACGAAGAAGTCATCGAAGTCATGAAGCGCATGCGCGAGCACGACATCGACATGCTGACCCTGGGCCAGTATCTGCAACCATCCCGCAGTCACTTGCCGGTTCAGCGCTTCGTGCACCCGGACACCTTCGCCTGGTTCGCCGAGGAAGGTTACAAGATGGGCTTCAAGAACGTCGCTTCCGGCCCGCTGGTACGCTCCTCGTACCACGCCGACGAGCAGGCGAAGCTGGTCAAGGCCGAGTTGATGTCGTCCTGA
- the lipB gene encoding lipoyl(octanoyl) transferase LipB: MSGTLGFRELGQMAYEPVWHAMQRFTNERGSDAADEIWLVEHPPVFTQGQAGKAEHLLLPGDIPVVKVDRGGQVTYHGPGQLVAYLLLDVRKLGFGVRDLVSRMEQCLIELLASYGVTAVAKPDAPGVYVDGAKIASLGLRIRHGCSFHGLALNVDMNLEPFRRINPCGYAGLAMTQLRDHAGPIEFAEVSARLRAQLVKHLDYAEQTTLTGGID; the protein is encoded by the coding sequence ATGTCCGGCACGCTGGGCTTTCGCGAGCTCGGCCAGATGGCTTACGAGCCGGTCTGGCATGCCATGCAACGCTTCACCAACGAACGCGGCAGCGATGCCGCCGACGAGATCTGGCTGGTGGAACACCCGCCGGTGTTCACCCAGGGCCAGGCCGGCAAGGCTGAGCACCTGTTGCTGCCCGGGGATATTCCGGTGGTAAAGGTCGATCGCGGTGGTCAGGTGACTTACCACGGTCCGGGCCAGTTGGTGGCCTACCTGTTGCTGGATGTGCGCAAACTGGGTTTCGGCGTGCGTGATCTGGTCAGCCGCATGGAGCAATGCCTGATCGAGCTGCTGGCCAGTTACGGCGTGACCGCTGTGGCCAAGCCGGATGCGCCGGGTGTTTATGTCGATGGCGCGAAAATCGCGTCCTTGGGTCTGCGGATCCGCCACGGTTGTTCCTTTCATGGCCTGGCCCTGAACGTGGATATGAACCTGGAACCGTTTCGACGGATTAATCCCTGCGGCTATGCCGGGCTGGCGATGACCCAGCTGCGCGATCACGCAGGACCGATTGAATTTGCCGAGGTAAGTGCCCGGCTGCGCGCGCAGCTCGTCAAACACCTCGACTATGCTGAGCAGACGACCCTAACGGGCGGAATCGACTGA
- a CDS encoding DUF493 domain-containing protein encodes MTDTEAKAPKIEFPCADYPIKVIGDTGVGFKDKIIAILEKHATVDHNTFAERQSTNGKYTTIQLHIIATGQEQLYDINSELRATGFVHMVL; translated from the coding sequence ATGACAGACACCGAAGCAAAGGCGCCAAAAATCGAATTCCCCTGCGCGGATTACCCGATCAAGGTAATCGGCGACACCGGTGTGGGATTCAAGGACAAGATCATCGCAATCCTTGAGAAACACGCGACCGTTGATCACAACACTTTTGCCGAACGGCAGAGTACCAACGGCAAGTACACGACCATCCAGTTGCACATCATCGCCACCGGCCAGGAACAGCTGTACGACATCAACAGCGAGTTGCGGGCTACCGGTTTCGTGCACATGGTGCTGTGA
- a CDS encoding D-alanyl-D-alanine carboxypeptidase family protein — protein sequence MNITTFAKRLCLLVPLLLSPAAFAVEMMPSPPQLAAKAYVLMDASSGNVLVENNGDQRLPPASLTKLMTAYIATLEIRRGQIGENDPVTVSENAWRTGGSRMFIKVGSQVTVSDLLHGIIIQSGNDASVALAEHIAGSEDAFADLMNKTVADLGMTNTHFMNPTGLPNPEHYSSAHDMAVLARAIIHEDPAHYAIYSQKEFFWNGIKQPNRNLLLWRDKTVDGLKTGHTDEAGYCMVSSAVRDGMRLIAVVFGTNSEVARAAETQKLLTYGFRFFETQTFYQKGAELAQAPVWKGTTNQVKAGLAQDLTMTLPKGQLKKLAASMTMTPQLVAPIAKGDVIGKVEVKLDDKVVHSADLIALDAVDEGGIFRRMWDSIRLFFYGLFN from the coding sequence ATGAACATCACCACCTTTGCCAAACGCCTGTGCCTGCTAGTCCCGCTGCTCCTCTCGCCTGCCGCATTCGCGGTCGAGATGATGCCGTCGCCACCGCAACTGGCCGCCAAAGCCTATGTACTCATGGACGCCAGCAGCGGCAACGTGCTGGTAGAGAACAATGGCGACCAGCGTCTGCCCCCGGCCAGCCTGACCAAGCTGATGACCGCGTACATCGCGACCCTGGAAATCCGTCGTGGCCAGATCGGCGAAAACGATCCGGTGACCGTCAGCGAGAACGCCTGGCGTACCGGCGGTTCGCGGATGTTCATCAAGGTCGGCTCGCAAGTCACCGTCAGTGATCTGCTGCACGGCATCATCATTCAGTCGGGCAACGACGCCAGTGTTGCGCTCGCCGAGCACATCGCCGGCAGCGAAGACGCATTCGCCGACCTGATGAACAAAACCGTGGCCGATCTGGGCATGACCAACACCCACTTCATGAACCCGACCGGCCTGCCGAACCCGGAGCACTACTCGTCGGCTCACGACATGGCCGTGCTGGCTCGCGCGATCATCCACGAAGACCCGGCTCACTACGCGATCTACTCGCAGAAAGAGTTCTTCTGGAACGGCATCAAGCAGCCTAACCGCAACCTGCTGCTGTGGCGCGACAAGACTGTCGACGGTCTGAAAACCGGTCACACCGACGAAGCCGGCTACTGCATGGTGTCTTCGGCCGTACGTGATGGCATGCGCCTGATCGCCGTGGTGTTCGGCACCAACAGCGAAGTGGCTCGTGCTGCCGAAACCCAGAAATTGCTGACTTACGGTTTCCGCTTCTTCGAAACCCAGACCTTCTATCAGAAAGGCGCCGAGCTGGCTCAGGCACCTGTCTGGAAAGGCACCACCAATCAAGTCAAGGCCGGCCTGGCTCAAGACCTGACCATGACCTTGCCCAAAGGCCAGCTGAAAAAGCTCGCCGCCAGCATGACCATGACCCCGCAACTGGTTGCGCCAATCGCCAAGGGCGACGTGATTGGTAAAGTCGAAGTGAAACTGGACGACAAAGTGGTGCACAGCGCCGACCTGATCGCGCTGGACGCGGTCGACGAAGGTGGTATCTTCCGCCGCATGTGGGATAGCATCCGTCTATTCTTCTACGGCTTGTTCAACTGA
- a CDS encoding septal ring lytic transglycosylase RlpA family protein codes for MRALPMNKPLKLMAFAALAVLVASCSTSRSPTQKSSTAVRSVPGLDINRAHKDGAPWWDVDVSRIPDATPTLHSGPYKANPYTVLGKTYFPLQESKRYVASGTASWYGTKFHGQNTANGEVYDLYGMSAAHKTLPLPSYVRVTNLDNNKTVILRVNDRGPFYSDRIIDLSYAAAKKLGYAEIGTARVKVEGIDPQEWWAQKGRPAPLMLNEPQVAQNATPTVTASTGTVEQWTPPPQQHAAAVVPVQIDAKKNASVPASGQYLQVGAFANPDAAELLRSKLSGMVSAPVFISSIVRNQQTLHRVRMGPIGSPGEIQQVQNSVRLANLGSPSLVTAE; via the coding sequence ATGCGGGCATTGCCTATGAATAAACCCCTGAAGCTCATGGCATTCGCCGCGTTGGCGGTGCTGGTCGCCAGTTGTTCGACCAGCCGCTCACCGACTCAGAAGTCTTCCACCGCCGTTCGTTCGGTCCCTGGCCTGGATATCAACCGGGCGCACAAGGATGGCGCACCCTGGTGGGACGTCGATGTGTCGCGTATCCCGGATGCCACACCGACCCTGCATAGCGGTCCTTATAAAGCCAACCCGTACACCGTGCTGGGCAAGACTTACTTCCCGCTGCAAGAGTCCAAGCGTTACGTCGCTTCGGGCACGGCGTCCTGGTATGGCACCAAGTTTCACGGTCAGAACACCGCCAACGGTGAGGTGTATGACTTGTACGGCATGAGCGCCGCTCACAAGACATTGCCGCTGCCAAGTTACGTTCGGGTGACTAACCTGGACAACAACAAAACGGTGATTCTGCGGGTCAACGACCGTGGGCCGTTCTATTCGGACCGGATCATCGACTTGTCCTATGCGGCCGCCAAGAAGCTTGGCTACGCTGAAATCGGCACGGCGCGGGTCAAGGTCGAAGGCATCGACCCGCAAGAATGGTGGGCGCAGAAAGGTCGTCCGGCACCGTTGATGCTCAACGAGCCGCAAGTGGCGCAAAATGCCACGCCGACCGTGACGGCATCCACCGGCACCGTCGAGCAATGGACGCCACCGCCGCAGCAACACGCCGCGGCCGTTGTGCCCGTGCAGATCGATGCAAAAAAAAACGCTTCTGTACCAGCCTCTGGCCAGTATCTGCAGGTGGGCGCGTTCGCCAACCCGGACGCTGCAGAACTCCTGAGATCGAAGCTCAGCGGGATGGTGAGCGCTCCGGTGTTCATCAGCTCGATCGTGCGTAACCAGCAGACACTGCATCGGGTACGCATGGGGCCGATCGGCTCGCCAGGTGAAATCCAGCAAGTGCAGAACAGCGTGCGCCTGGCCAATCTCGGTTCGCCGAGCCTGGTCACCGCCGAGTAA
- the mltB gene encoding lytic murein transglycosylase B gives MQVMRGWATRYAPWVGLVGILGSVQEALAGDYEGSPQVAEFVGEMTRDYGFAGEQLMGVFREAERKQTILDAISKPAERVKQWKEYRPMFITDARIARGVDFWRQHEAVLARAEQEYGVPAQVIVSIIGVETFFGRNTGNYRVIDALSTLGFDYPPRADFFRKELREFLLLAREEQVDPLTLKGSYAGAMGLPQFMPSSFRAYAVDFDGDGHINIWTNPDDAIGSVASYFKQHGWVAGEPVVSRADVRGDQVDDGLTDGIEPTKTVGELRALGWSSHDALRDDMPVTAFRLEGDNGPEYWMGLTNFYAITRYNRSVMYAMAVHQLSEQLVQARGVK, from the coding sequence ATGCAAGTAATGCGTGGCTGGGCGACTCGATACGCACCGTGGGTCGGCCTGGTGGGCATCCTTGGTTCCGTGCAGGAAGCGTTGGCCGGCGATTACGAAGGTTCACCCCAGGTGGCCGAGTTCGTCGGTGAAATGACCCGCGACTACGGCTTTGCCGGTGAACAGCTGATGGGCGTGTTCCGCGAAGCCGAGCGCAAACAGACGATTCTGGACGCGATCTCCAAACCGGCCGAACGCGTCAAGCAGTGGAAAGAATATCGCCCGATGTTCATCACCGATGCGCGTATCGCCCGTGGCGTGGACTTCTGGCGTCAGCACGAGGCGGTGCTGGCCCGTGCCGAGCAGGAATACGGCGTGCCGGCGCAGGTGATCGTCTCGATCATCGGCGTCGAGACCTTTTTTGGCCGCAATACCGGTAATTATCGGGTGATCGACGCCTTGTCGACCCTGGGTTTCGACTATCCTCCCCGTGCCGATTTCTTCCGCAAGGAATTGCGCGAATTCCTGCTGCTGGCCCGTGAAGAGCAGGTCGACCCGCTGACACTCAAAGGCTCCTACGCCGGGGCCATGGGGTTGCCGCAGTTCATGCCGAGCAGTTTTCGCGCCTATGCCGTGGATTTCGACGGTGACGGCCACATCAATATCTGGACCAACCCCGATGACGCCATCGGCAGCGTCGCCAGTTATTTCAAGCAACATGGCTGGGTCGCCGGCGAACCTGTGGTCAGCCGTGCCGATGTGCGCGGCGATCAGGTGGACGACGGGCTGACCGACGGCATCGAGCCGACGAAAACCGTCGGGGAGTTGCGGGCGCTGGGCTGGTCGAGTCATGATGCGCTGCGCGATGATATGCCGGTCACGGCTTTCCGCCTGGAAGGTGACAATGGCCCGGAATACTGGATGGGCCTGACGAATTTTTACGCGATTACGCGTTATAACCGCAGCGTGATGTACGCCATGGCTGTACATCAACTGTCTGAACAGCTGGTCCAAGCACGGGGCGTCAAGTAA